In one Methanobrevibacter sp. genomic region, the following are encoded:
- a CDS encoding DUF2124 family protein, translating into MEDVKKLISEILNDDGQIFGVCFMNMFSENGWLDKIDFDCVIDGTLITMVKK; encoded by the coding sequence GTGGAAGACGTGAAAAAATTGATTAGTGAAATCTTAAATGACGACGGTCAAATTTTTGGTGTTTGCTTCATGAACATGTTTTCAGAAAACGGATGGTTAGATAAAATCGATTTTGATTGTGTAATTGATGGAACATTAATTACTATGGTTAAAAAATAA